The following coding sequences are from one Arthrobacter sp. 24S4-2 window:
- the prfA gene encoding peptide chain release factor 1, with protein MFESVQGLLDEHDSIQAQLGDPAVYADQRLARKLGRRSAQLNGIVEAYHRWESIRDDLAAAKEMAGEDPEFAAEVPELEAGLEKAAANLRRLLIPRDPDDARNVILEVKGGEGGDEAALFAGDLLRMYTRYAESRGWKTELISATESDLGGYKDVQMAVKGNSNDPAEGVYARLKFEGGVHRVQRVPVTESQGRIHTSAAGVLVLPEVDEPEELEINQNDLKIDVYRSSGPGGQSVNTTDSAVRITHLPTGIVVAMQNEKSQLQNREAGMRVLRARILAHQQEQIDAENSAQRKSQIRTMDRSERIRTYNYPENRIADHRTGYKAYNLDQVMNGDLEPVIQSAIEMDEQARLDAIGE; from the coding sequence ATGTTTGAGTCCGTACAGGGCCTGTTGGATGAGCACGACTCTATCCAGGCCCAGCTTGGGGATCCTGCTGTCTACGCTGACCAGCGGCTGGCCCGGAAGCTGGGGCGGCGGTCTGCGCAGCTGAACGGCATTGTGGAGGCCTACCACCGCTGGGAAAGCATCCGCGATGACCTGGCTGCAGCCAAGGAAATGGCGGGGGAGGATCCCGAGTTTGCTGCGGAGGTCCCTGAGCTGGAGGCCGGACTGGAGAAGGCAGCCGCGAATCTTCGCCGCCTGCTGATCCCTCGCGACCCGGACGATGCCCGCAACGTGATCCTGGAGGTCAAGGGCGGTGAAGGCGGCGATGAGGCTGCCCTGTTCGCCGGCGACCTGCTGCGCATGTACACCCGGTACGCGGAGTCCCGCGGTTGGAAGACCGAACTCATTTCCGCCACCGAATCGGACCTTGGCGGGTACAAGGACGTCCAGATGGCCGTCAAGGGCAATTCGAACGATCCGGCCGAGGGCGTTTACGCACGGCTGAAGTTCGAAGGCGGCGTGCACCGTGTGCAGCGCGTCCCCGTGACTGAATCCCAGGGCCGGATCCACACCTCGGCTGCCGGTGTGCTGGTGCTTCCCGAAGTGGACGAGCCCGAGGAACTCGAGATCAACCAGAACGATCTCAAGATCGACGTCTACCGGTCCTCGGGACCCGGCGGACAGTCCGTCAACACAACTGACTCCGCGGTCCGGATCACCCACCTTCCCACCGGAATTGTGGTGGCAATGCAGAACGAGAAGTCACAGCTGCAGAACCGTGAAGCCGGCATGCGCGTGTTGCGCGCCCGCATCCTCGCGCACCAGCAGGAGCAGATCGACGCCGAGAACTCGGCCCAGCGCAAGTCGCAGATCCGCACCATGGACCGTTCCGAGCGCATCCGCACCTACAACTACCCCGAAAACCGGATCGCGGACCACCGCACCGGTTACAAGGCCTACAACCTGGACCAGGTCATGAACGGTGATCTCGAGCCCGTCATCCAGTCGGCCATCGAGATGGACGAACAGGCGCGCCTGGACGCCATCGGCGAGTAG
- the rho gene encoding transcription termination factor Rho codes for MTETTELSPAVDISSSATELSSAAPAKSSGLAGLKLAQLQALASQLGISGGSRMRKGDLVTAISAHRAGTPATKAPAKGADKAGENISARATAPAAAAPAAEAAEAPAQEGTRARRGRSRRAGSDGVVTAAATEAPAPEAAPSEAPSAPSAPETGQPAVAEAAPAEGAERRQPRTRNRRRGEAAAQVSAPATEGEAQAEAPAEQRGEQREQRGEQRTEQRGEQRTEQRGGEQGEAAAEAGQRNERQTTRTRGGRDGGDTTGTRDTRREDTRDNTRDSEDADGGSRRNRRNRRDRNDRSGGQDTRDNSRNDRFRDRNDRRRGRAQGPDVDDVEVTEDDVLLPVAGILDVLENYAFIRTSGYLPGPNDVYVSLAQVKKYNLRKGDAVVGAIRAPRDGEDRSQQSARQKFNALVRVTSVNGKTPEELKDRVEFAKLVPLYPSERLRLETDPKKIGPRVIDLVAPIGKGQRGLIVSPPKAGKTLILQSIANAITTNNPEVHLMMVLVDERPEEVTDMQRTVKGEVIASTFDRPADDHTTVAELSIERAKRLVEMGMDVVVLLDSMTRLGRAYNLAAPASGRILSGGVDSAALYPPKRFFGAARNIENGGSLTILATALVETGSKMDEVIFEEFKGTGNMELRLSRQLADKRIFPAVDVNASGTRREENLLSPEEVKIMWKLRRVLSGLETQQSLELLTNKIRETQSNVEFLMQVQKTTLGAKSDNDK; via the coding sequence GTGACCGAAACCACTGAGCTGTCGCCAGCTGTGGACATATCATCTTCTGCTACCGAGTTGTCTTCGGCAGCACCCGCCAAGAGCAGCGGCCTTGCAGGCCTTAAGCTCGCCCAGCTGCAGGCACTTGCCAGCCAGCTGGGTATCTCCGGCGGATCCCGCATGCGCAAAGGTGATCTCGTGACCGCCATTTCCGCTCATCGTGCGGGCACCCCGGCAACCAAGGCCCCGGCCAAGGGCGCTGACAAGGCCGGCGAAAACATCTCGGCACGGGCAACCGCGCCGGCTGCGGCCGCACCTGCGGCTGAAGCCGCCGAGGCTCCTGCCCAGGAAGGCACCCGTGCCCGCCGTGGCCGCAGCCGCCGCGCCGGCAGCGACGGTGTTGTGACCGCCGCGGCCACCGAGGCACCTGCCCCGGAAGCCGCCCCCAGCGAAGCACCCTCCGCCCCGTCGGCTCCCGAAACAGGCCAGCCGGCGGTGGCTGAAGCCGCCCCGGCTGAAGGCGCCGAGCGCCGCCAGCCCCGCACCCGCAACCGCCGCCGCGGCGAAGCGGCGGCACAGGTTTCCGCCCCGGCGACCGAAGGTGAAGCCCAGGCTGAGGCCCCCGCCGAACAGCGTGGCGAGCAGCGTGAACAGCGCGGCGAGCAGCGCACGGAACAGCGCGGCGAGCAGCGCACCGAGCAGCGTGGTGGAGAGCAGGGCGAAGCTGCTGCCGAAGCCGGCCAGCGCAACGAACGCCAGACCACCCGCACCCGTGGCGGCCGCGATGGCGGAGACACCACCGGTACCCGCGACACCCGCCGCGAGGACACCCGCGACAACACCCGCGACAGTGAAGATGCAGACGGCGGAAGCCGCCGCAACCGCCGCAACCGCCGTGACCGCAACGACCGCTCCGGTGGTCAGGACACCCGCGACAACTCGCGCAACGATCGCTTCCGCGACCGCAACGACCGCCGCCGCGGACGCGCCCAGGGACCGGACGTCGACGACGTCGAGGTCACCGAGGACGACGTCCTGCTGCCCGTTGCAGGTATCCTGGACGTCCTGGAAAACTACGCTTTCATCCGCACCTCCGGTTACTTGCCGGGCCCGAACGATGTCTACGTATCCCTCGCACAGGTCAAGAAGTACAACCTGCGCAAGGGCGACGCCGTCGTCGGCGCCATCCGCGCCCCGCGTGACGGCGAGGACCGCAGCCAGCAGTCCGCCCGCCAGAAGTTCAACGCCCTGGTGCGTGTCACCTCGGTGAACGGCAAGACGCCGGAAGAACTCAAGGACCGTGTCGAGTTCGCGAAGCTCGTGCCGCTGTACCCGTCCGAGCGCCTGCGCCTTGAGACGGACCCGAAGAAAATCGGCCCCCGTGTCATCGACCTGGTTGCCCCGATCGGCAAGGGCCAGCGTGGCCTGATCGTTTCGCCGCCCAAGGCCGGCAAGACGCTCATCCTGCAGTCCATCGCCAACGCCATAACCACCAACAATCCTGAGGTCCACCTCATGATGGTGCTCGTTGACGAACGCCCCGAAGAAGTCACGGACATGCAGCGCACCGTCAAGGGCGAGGTCATTGCCTCCACCTTCGACCGTCCCGCCGACGACCACACCACCGTGGCCGAGCTTTCCATCGAACGCGCCAAGCGCCTCGTGGAAATGGGCATGGACGTTGTGGTTCTCCTCGACTCGATGACCCGCCTGGGCCGCGCGTACAACCTGGCAGCACCGGCCTCCGGCCGTATCCTGTCCGGTGGTGTGGACTCCGCCGCGCTGTACCCGCCGAAGCGCTTCTTCGGTGCAGCCCGCAACATCGAAAACGGCGGCTCGCTGACCATCCTGGCAACGGCCCTCGTGGAGACCGGGTCCAAGATGGACGAGGTCATCTTCGAAGAGTTCAAGGGCACCGGCAACATGGAGCTCCGCCTGTCCCGCCAGCTGGCGGACAAGCGCATTTTCCCGGCCGTGGACGTCAACGCCTCCGGTACCCGCCGCGAAGAGAACCTGCTTTCCCCCGAGGAAGTCAAGATCATGTGGAAGCTGCGCCGCGTCCTTTCCGGACTCGAAACGCAGCAGAGCCTTGAGCTGCTGACCAACAAGATCCGGGAGACGCAGAGCAACGTCGAGTTCCTCATGCAGGTCCAGAAGACGACGCTTGGTGCGAAGTCCGATAACGACAAGTAG
- the thrB gene encoding homoserine kinase: METTLTVPAESAADTPAVPAGQLVTVQVPATSANLGPGYDSLGLALSLHDTLTVETLAGGQLEFELSGEGAETLPRDASHLVVKAITEALHRLGYRHDGLRITADNVNPHGRGLGSSASAVVAAVTAANALVPEQSRRGKDWILQLTSEMEGHPDNVAPAIFGGLALSWQDSDQYSSTCATVAESVIPVVAVPDYELSTEAARALLPASIGHHAAAMNSGRAALLIHALTSKPEFLLPGTEEYLHQSYRAEAMRPSAELIRALRRAGYAAVVSGAGPTVLVLANGEDEAATVVDFIGSYTEANTPDVGWRVMKLAVDVEGAKVGVHRR, translated from the coding sequence TTGGAAACCACCCTGACAGTCCCGGCCGAGTCTGCCGCCGACACGCCGGCAGTCCCGGCCGGGCAGCTGGTGACCGTACAGGTACCGGCCACCAGCGCCAACCTGGGCCCCGGGTACGACAGCCTGGGACTGGCCCTGTCGCTGCACGACACACTTACGGTGGAAACGTTGGCCGGCGGCCAGCTTGAGTTCGAACTCAGCGGCGAAGGTGCGGAAACGCTGCCCCGCGACGCGAGCCACCTTGTGGTCAAGGCCATCACCGAGGCACTGCATCGCCTGGGATACCGTCATGACGGCCTCAGGATCACTGCTGACAACGTCAACCCGCACGGCCGCGGCCTGGGTTCCTCGGCGTCTGCCGTCGTCGCAGCGGTCACCGCGGCGAACGCGCTGGTTCCTGAGCAGTCCCGCCGCGGCAAGGACTGGATCCTGCAGCTCACGAGCGAGATGGAAGGGCATCCGGACAACGTCGCACCGGCCATTTTCGGCGGGCTGGCGCTGTCATGGCAGGACAGTGACCAGTACAGCAGCACGTGTGCCACTGTGGCGGAATCCGTCATTCCCGTGGTGGCCGTGCCGGACTATGAGCTTTCCACCGAGGCTGCGCGCGCACTGCTGCCGGCGTCGATCGGCCACCACGCCGCGGCGATGAACTCCGGCCGGGCGGCACTGCTCATCCATGCGCTGACCAGCAAGCCGGAATTCCTCCTGCCGGGCACCGAAGAGTACCTTCACCAGAGCTACCGCGCAGAGGCGATGCGGCCCAGCGCGGAACTGATCCGGGCCCTGCGGCGGGCGGGGTACGCAGCCGTTGTGTCCGGCGCTGGCCCAACTGTTCTGGTGCTGGCCAACGGGGAAGATGAGGCAGCCACCGTGGTGGACTTCATCGGCAGCTACACCGAAGCCAACACGCCGGACGTCGGGTGGCGTGTGATGAAGCTGGCGGTGGACGTCGAAGGTGCTAAAGTGGGAGTGCACCGGCGGTAA
- the thrC gene encoding threonine synthase: MAHQWRGVIREYADRLPVTETTKVITLGEGGTPLVHAQKLSELTGSTVYLKVEGMNPTGSFKDRGMTMAMTAAVASGAKAVVCASTGNTSASAAAYATAAGLKCAVLVPEGKISMGKLSQAIAHGATLLQVDGNFDNCLDIARKLGESYPVFLVNSVNPARIQGQKTGAFEIVDALGDAPDIHVLPVGNAGNITAYWKGYKEYSAPFESQTAGTLPAVSTRTPQMWGFQAAGAAPFVAGHPITEPDTIATAIRIGNPASWDGAIAARDESGGFIDAVTDDEILAAHRWLSAKEGVFVEPGSAAGVAGLIKKHAAGEVPAGKTIVITVTGHGLKDPQWALRTEDGSDVQPVKVSNDVVTVAAALGLEEK; encoded by the coding sequence GTGGCTCACCAATGGCGCGGTGTCATCCGCGAATACGCTGATCGTTTGCCCGTAACGGAAACCACGAAGGTCATCACCCTCGGTGAGGGCGGCACCCCGCTGGTCCACGCGCAGAAGCTCTCCGAGCTGACAGGCTCCACCGTGTATCTCAAGGTCGAAGGCATGAACCCCACGGGATCCTTCAAGGACCGCGGCATGACCATGGCCATGACGGCCGCGGTTGCCTCCGGCGCCAAGGCCGTGGTGTGTGCCTCCACCGGCAACACGTCCGCGTCCGCGGCGGCCTACGCCACGGCAGCGGGCCTTAAGTGCGCCGTCCTGGTGCCCGAAGGCAAGATCTCCATGGGCAAGCTCAGTCAGGCGATCGCCCACGGCGCCACCCTCCTGCAGGTCGACGGAAACTTCGACAACTGCCTGGACATCGCCCGCAAGCTCGGCGAGTCCTACCCGGTCTTCCTGGTGAACTCGGTCAACCCGGCCCGTATCCAGGGCCAGAAGACCGGTGCCTTCGAAATCGTGGATGCGCTCGGCGACGCCCCCGACATCCACGTCCTCCCGGTGGGGAACGCCGGTAACATCACCGCGTACTGGAAGGGCTACAAAGAGTACTCGGCGCCGTTCGAGTCCCAAACTGCCGGGACGCTGCCCGCCGTGTCCACCAGGACCCCGCAGATGTGGGGCTTCCAGGCCGCCGGCGCTGCACCGTTTGTCGCAGGCCACCCCATCACCGAACCGGACACCATCGCCACGGCAATCCGGATCGGGAACCCGGCCTCCTGGGACGGTGCCATCGCCGCCCGTGACGAGTCCGGCGGATTCATCGACGCCGTCACGGACGACGAGATCCTGGCAGCACACCGCTGGTTGTCCGCCAAGGAAGGCGTCTTCGTCGAACCGGGTTCCGCCGCAGGCGTTGCCGGCCTGATCAAGAAGCACGCCGCCGGGGAGGTTCCCGCCGGCAAGACCATCGTGATCACGGTGACGGGACACGGCCTGAAGGACCCGCAATGGGCCCTGCGCACCGAGGACGGCAGCGACGTGCAGCCGGTCAAGGTGTCCAACGATGTGGTCACCGTGGCTGCCGCGCTTGGTCTGGAAGAAAAGTAG
- a CDS encoding homoserine dehydrogenase has product MTELRTLKVALLGCGNVGAQVARILIDDAEALAARTGARLELTGIAVRTIDAPRDVELPRELFTTDADTLVKDADLVIELMGGIEPARSLILTAIQNGASVVTGNKALLAQDGPTLYEAADKAGVQLSYEAAVAGAIPILRPIRDSLSGDRITRVLGIVNGTTNFILDQMDTTGAQFADALAEAQRLGYAEADPTADVGGLDAAAKATILASLSFHTRFDLENVHCEGITGVSAADIAAAKDAGFVIKLLAIAEKLTAADGSEGVSVRVHPTLLPREHPLAAVHGAFNAVFVEAENAGELMFYGQGAGGTPTASAVLGDLVSAARRIVLGGPAQTETTNGQVPALPIDAVNTSYYIGLDVADQPGVLAKIAQLFAEHGVSIEIMRQTIHRDADSNVESAELRIVTHRATEAALAATVRAVKGLDVINSVTSVLRVEGV; this is encoded by the coding sequence ATGACTGAATTGCGAACCCTGAAAGTAGCCCTGCTGGGCTGTGGCAACGTTGGGGCCCAGGTGGCGCGGATTCTCATTGACGACGCCGAAGCGCTGGCGGCCCGCACGGGCGCCCGTTTGGAGCTGACCGGAATCGCCGTGCGCACCATCGACGCGCCCCGTGACGTTGAGCTGCCCCGCGAGCTGTTCACCACCGACGCTGACACGCTGGTCAAGGATGCCGACCTCGTCATCGAGCTGATGGGCGGCATCGAGCCTGCCCGTTCCCTGATCCTCACCGCCATCCAGAACGGCGCCAGCGTGGTCACCGGGAACAAAGCCCTGCTGGCCCAGGACGGCCCCACCCTCTACGAAGCGGCGGACAAGGCGGGCGTCCAGCTGTCCTACGAAGCAGCCGTGGCCGGCGCCATCCCCATCCTGCGCCCCATCCGCGACAGCCTGTCCGGCGACCGCATCACCCGCGTGCTGGGTATCGTGAACGGCACCACCAACTTCATCCTGGACCAGATGGACACCACCGGCGCGCAGTTCGCCGATGCCCTCGCGGAGGCACAGCGCCTCGGCTACGCCGAAGCGGACCCTACAGCCGACGTCGGCGGCCTTGACGCTGCCGCCAAGGCGACCATCCTCGCCTCGCTGTCCTTCCATACCCGGTTCGACCTCGAGAACGTCCACTGCGAAGGCATCACGGGAGTCAGCGCCGCAGACATCGCCGCGGCCAAGGACGCCGGGTTCGTCATCAAGCTGCTGGCCATCGCCGAGAAACTTACGGCTGCCGATGGAAGCGAGGGCGTTTCGGTCCGCGTGCACCCCACCCTGCTGCCGCGCGAGCACCCGCTGGCTGCCGTGCACGGCGCGTTCAACGCTGTCTTCGTTGAAGCCGAGAACGCCGGCGAGCTGATGTTCTACGGCCAGGGAGCCGGCGGCACTCCGACGGCCTCGGCCGTGCTGGGCGACCTCGTCTCAGCCGCCCGCCGGATTGTCCTGGGCGGACCGGCGCAGACCGAGACCACCAACGGCCAGGTTCCCGCCCTGCCCATCGACGCCGTCAACACGAGCTATTACATCGGCCTGGACGTTGCCGACCAGCCCGGCGTCCTGGCAAAGATCGCACAGCTGTTCGCGGAGCATGGCGTGTCCATCGAGATCATGCGCCAGACCATCCACCGTGATGCCGATTCCAACGTTGAATCGGCCGAACTGCGGATCGTCACCCACCGCGCAACCGAAGCTGCACTGGCAGCAACCGTCCGGGCCGTGAAGGGCCTGGACGTCATCAATTCCGTTACATCCGTACTGCGGGTAGAAGGAGTCTAA
- the lysA gene encoding diaminopimelate decarboxylase translates to MTANPLNTASPLAPEWLAVPADLNALHEPMWAAGVARNDAGELAIDGIPVSELRRQFGTPLFVMSENDFRARARAFSDAFNDAFADICGGVDVYYAGKSFLCTAVVRWVEEEGLRLDTASGGELAVAGRAGIPGADVALHGNNKSDAEIHRALDMKLGRIVVDSLAELERVAKIASARGETAKVMLRLTPGVHAHTHEFIATAHEDQKFGLSMAGDSTDQAGLSAAEEAVAAATSYDSIELLGLHCHIGSQIFEPDGFALAAVKLLNFLAAMQEKYSIVLPELDLGGGYGIAYTPADTPRPPAEIAQAMAAVVRSTCAELGITSPRISIEPGRAIVGSTTFTLYEVGTLKTVRVDAPAVEAGTEAESAAKNVTHPRRYVSVDGGMSDNARPVLYDADYSAILASRTSGAAPQLSRVVGKHCESGDIVVRDVYLPEDVAAGDLLAVPGTGAYCWALSSNYNYLARPGVVAVRDGSARLIVRGETEQDLLNRDMGV, encoded by the coding sequence ATGACCGCAAACCCCTTGAACACCGCATCCCCGCTGGCCCCCGAATGGCTTGCCGTCCCGGCAGACCTCAACGCGCTCCACGAACCCATGTGGGCCGCCGGCGTTGCCCGGAACGACGCTGGCGAACTTGCCATTGATGGCATCCCCGTCAGCGAGCTCCGGCGCCAGTTCGGCACGCCGCTCTTCGTGATGAGCGAGAACGACTTCCGCGCCCGCGCCCGTGCCTTCAGCGACGCCTTCAACGATGCCTTCGCCGACATCTGCGGGGGAGTGGACGTCTACTACGCCGGAAAGTCGTTCCTGTGCACCGCCGTCGTCCGGTGGGTGGAGGAAGAAGGCCTGCGGCTGGACACAGCCTCGGGCGGGGAACTCGCCGTCGCGGGCCGCGCCGGCATCCCGGGAGCCGACGTCGCCCTGCACGGCAACAACAAGTCCGACGCCGAGATCCACCGTGCCCTGGACATGAAGCTGGGCCGGATCGTGGTGGACAGCCTCGCCGAGCTGGAGCGCGTCGCCAAGATCGCCTCAGCCCGCGGCGAAACCGCCAAGGTGATGCTGCGGCTCACCCCCGGAGTGCACGCGCACACGCACGAGTTCATTGCCACCGCCCACGAGGACCAGAAGTTCGGCCTTTCCATGGCCGGGGATTCCACGGACCAGGCCGGCCTGTCCGCGGCAGAGGAGGCCGTGGCCGCCGCCACGAGCTATGACAGCATCGAACTCCTCGGCCTGCACTGCCACATCGGCTCGCAGATCTTCGAACCGGACGGTTTCGCGCTGGCCGCGGTGAAACTGCTCAACTTCCTGGCCGCCATGCAGGAAAAGTACTCCATCGTCCTGCCTGAGCTGGACCTCGGCGGGGGGTACGGCATCGCCTACACGCCGGCGGACACCCCGCGGCCCCCCGCCGAAATCGCCCAGGCGATGGCCGCCGTCGTGCGTTCCACCTGCGCCGAACTGGGCATCACTTCTCCCCGGATCTCGATTGAGCCGGGACGCGCCATCGTGGGCAGCACCACCTTTACCCTCTACGAAGTGGGCACCCTCAAGACCGTGCGCGTGGACGCACCGGCCGTCGAAGCCGGCACCGAAGCTGAAAGTGCGGCCAAAAACGTTACGCACCCGCGCCGCTATGTGTCGGTGGACGGCGGCATGAGCGACAACGCCCGCCCGGTGCTCTACGACGCGGATTATTCGGCCATTCTGGCGTCGCGCACCTCCGGGGCGGCTCCGCAGCTGTCCCGCGTAGTGGGCAAACATTGCGAGAGCGGCGACATAGTTGTTAGAGATGTATATCTGCCCGAGGACGTGGCAGCCGGTGATCTGCTCGCTGTACCGGGGACCGGCGCCTACTGCTGGGCCCTGTCAAGCAACTACAACTATCTGGCCCGGCCGGGCGTTGTCGCTGTTCGCGACGGATCAGCCCGGCTGATTGTCCGCGGGGAAACCGAACAAGATCTGCTGAACCGCGACATGGGAGTCTGA
- the argS gene encoding arginine--tRNA ligase, whose protein sequence is MTPEELSLAISACLKDAVDAGEIALSASAVPDEVRVERPRNRDHGDWATNIALQLAKPAGINPREFATILSARLKNIEGVSAVDIAGPGFLNITVDAAAAGALAKIIVEAGPEYGTNSALAGHVVNMEFVSANPTGPLHIGHTRWAALGDSIARVLRASGAEVTAEYYINDAGSQMNVFARSVLSRLHGRGVPEGGYPGQYISDLGHHVLTEHPDIRELTDVAALPVIRSAAYKAQLKDIKDTLADFGVAFDVYFSEQELHDAGAIESAVARLREQGHVFDDGGAVWLRTTDFGDDKDRVMIRANGEPTYFAADAAYYLSKKDRGFDQKIYLLGADHHGYIHRLKAIAAAAGDDPEANIEVLIGQLVSVNGAKLSKRAGNIIELKDLISWLGKDAVRYSLARFPADSPLTLDPELLKKHSNENPVFYVQYAHARSRGAARNAVAAGVERRADGKDVFDASLLDHATENELLSYLGSYPSIVAKAAELREPHRVARHLEVIAGAYHRWYDACRVAPQGDEPITDVNRTRLWLNDATSQVLANGLELLGVSAPERM, encoded by the coding sequence GTGACTCCCGAAGAACTCTCCCTCGCCATATCCGCCTGCCTGAAAGACGCCGTCGACGCCGGTGAAATTGCCCTTTCGGCATCAGCCGTGCCGGACGAGGTGCGCGTGGAGCGGCCCAGGAACAGGGACCACGGCGACTGGGCAACCAACATCGCCCTGCAGCTCGCCAAGCCGGCGGGAATCAATCCGCGGGAATTCGCCACCATCCTTAGCGCCAGGCTGAAGAACATCGAGGGTGTTTCAGCCGTGGACATCGCCGGCCCCGGCTTCCTGAACATCACGGTCGACGCCGCTGCCGCCGGCGCGCTCGCCAAGATCATTGTCGAAGCCGGCCCGGAGTACGGCACCAATTCGGCGCTCGCCGGGCACGTGGTCAACATGGAATTTGTTTCCGCCAACCCCACCGGTCCGCTGCACATCGGCCACACCCGCTGGGCCGCCCTGGGTGACTCGATTGCCCGTGTGCTCAGGGCGTCCGGCGCAGAGGTCACGGCCGAGTACTACATCAACGACGCCGGGTCGCAGATGAACGTCTTCGCCCGTTCCGTGCTGTCCCGGCTGCACGGCCGCGGCGTGCCGGAAGGCGGCTACCCGGGCCAGTACATTTCGGACCTGGGCCACCATGTCCTCACCGAGCACCCGGACATCCGCGAACTCACCGATGTGGCGGCGCTGCCGGTGATCCGCAGCGCGGCGTACAAGGCCCAGTTGAAGGACATCAAGGACACCCTGGCCGACTTCGGCGTTGCCTTCGATGTCTACTTCTCGGAGCAGGAACTGCACGACGCCGGCGCGATCGAAAGCGCCGTGGCCCGCCTCCGCGAACAGGGCCACGTGTTCGACGACGGCGGGGCAGTCTGGCTGCGCACCACTGACTTCGGCGACGACAAGGACCGCGTGATGATCCGCGCGAACGGCGAGCCCACGTACTTCGCCGCTGATGCGGCGTACTACCTCTCCAAAAAGGACCGCGGCTTCGACCAGAAGATCTACCTGCTGGGAGCGGACCACCACGGCTACATCCACCGGCTGAAGGCCATTGCCGCTGCCGCAGGGGACGACCCCGAAGCCAACATCGAGGTCCTGATCGGCCAGCTCGTATCAGTGAACGGCGCCAAGTTGTCCAAGCGGGCCGGCAACATCATCGAGCTCAAGGACCTCATCTCCTGGCTGGGCAAGGACGCCGTGCGCTACTCGCTGGCGCGTTTCCCAGCCGACTCTCCGCTCACCCTGGATCCCGAGCTCCTCAAGAAGCACAGCAACGAGAACCCGGTGTTCTACGTCCAGTACGCCCACGCACGGTCCCGCGGCGCAGCCCGCAACGCCGTGGCGGCCGGAGTGGAACGCCGTGCTGATGGGAAAGACGTTTTCGACGCCTCGCTGCTGGACCACGCCACCGAGAACGAACTGCTGTCCTACCTGGGCAGCTACCCGTCCATCGTGGCCAAAGCCGCCGAGCTGCGTGAACCGCACCGCGTGGCCCGCCACCTCGAGGTCATCGCCGGCGCTTACCACCGCTGGTACGACGCCTGCCGTGTGGCGCCGCAGGGCGATGAACCCATCACGGACGTCAACCGCACGCGGCTGTGGCTCAACGACGCCACAAGCCAGGTGCTGGCCAACGGACTGGAACTGCTGGGCGTTTCGGCGCCGGAACGGATGTGA
- a CDS encoding FAD:protein FMN transferase, translating to MPYPGWAAFSFEGIGTRWEISTPGALDDGQRRRLLAVVEDYDAAWSRFRPDSMVAEVAREPGRYSMPDGAGALGRLYRSLYGLSEGAMTPLIGGSLEQLGYGADYSLRPRGTPLPAPRWDDVLDWQDNVLTTTAAVVLDVGAAGKGQLADLLGEELRSQGVVEHFIDASGDLLNSGPFPVAVGLEHPYDPARAIGTISLGAGAICASAANRRAWGDGLHHVLDGTTGAPVTTVVATWALADTAMRADALATALFFASGEALQQEFEFSWLTVFSDGSAAHSAGFKGVLFE from the coding sequence GTGCCGTACCCGGGCTGGGCAGCGTTCAGTTTCGAGGGCATCGGAACCCGGTGGGAGATATCGACTCCCGGCGCCCTGGACGACGGCCAGCGCCGCCGTCTGCTGGCCGTGGTGGAGGACTACGACGCCGCGTGGTCCCGCTTCCGCCCTGACTCGATGGTGGCGGAGGTGGCCAGGGAGCCGGGCCGGTACAGCATGCCGGACGGTGCAGGCGCGCTGGGCCGCCTGTACCGGAGCCTTTACGGGCTGAGTGAAGGGGCAATGACCCCGCTCATCGGCGGCAGCCTGGAACAGCTGGGGTACGGTGCGGACTATTCGCTCCGGCCCCGCGGAACCCCGTTGCCGGCCCCGCGGTGGGACGACGTGCTGGACTGGCAGGACAACGTGCTGACCACCACCGCTGCCGTGGTGCTGGACGTCGGCGCAGCCGGCAAGGGGCAGCTGGCCGACCTGCTCGGCGAAGAACTCCGGTCCCAGGGAGTCGTTGAACACTTCATCGACGCCAGCGGGGACCTGCTGAACTCGGGGCCGTTTCCGGTGGCCGTGGGGCTGGAGCATCCGTACGACCCCGCGCGGGCCATCGGCACCATCAGCCTGGGCGCGGGCGCGATCTGCGCCTCCGCCGCCAACCGGCGGGCGTGGGGCGACGGCCTCCATCACGTGCTGGACGGCACCACGGGGGCCCCGGTCACGACCGTGGTTGCCACGTGGGCGCTGGCCGACACGGCCATGAGGGCCGATGCGCTGGCCACGGCCTTGTTCTTCGCTTCCGGCGAGGCGCTTCAGCAGGAGTTCGAGTTTTCCTGGCTTACGGTTTTCTCGGACGGAAGTGCCGCCCACTCAGCAGGTTTCAAAGGAGTGCTGTTCGAATGA